A genomic window from Lotus japonicus ecotype B-129 chromosome 1, LjGifu_v1.2 includes:
- the LOC130728368 gene encoding probable receptor-like protein kinase At5g20050, producing the protein MEDRRVNIVASISVITLICIIIFARVLLKLSRAFFLICGAGVSVILAVLVWLLLRLSYNRRRRLLESQLIFEGQELRTEYSFLRKVAGVPTKFKFKELEEATDGFQSLVGKGSSASVFKGVLSDGTSIAVKRINALGNRGEKEFRSEVAAIASVHHVNLVRLLGYCNAPSAPRYLVYEFISNGSLDCWIFPKKENQSHGGRCLSWNLRYKVAIDVAKGLAYLHHDCRSRILHLDIKPENILLDETYRGMVSDFGLSKLIGKDENKVVSTIRGTRGYLAPEWLLEQGISDKTDVYSYGMVLLEIIGGRKNMCLVKDEKDVESRRKWQHFPKIVNEKVREGKFMEIVDHRLMACEGVDEREVRTLVFVALWCVQERPRLRPNMVQVVDMLEGRVRVEEPPDTRMIHLDLLNVDEESTANCNNMPRLLDSMSSQRTHSIVDCTSTYNSFIMSGR; encoded by the coding sequence ATGGAAGATAGGAGAGTGAATATAGTTGCTTCTATATCAGTGATCACACTGATATGTATCATAATTTTCGCTCGTGTCTTGTTGAAGCTCTCAAGGGCTTTCTTCCTCATTTGTGGCGCAGGAGTTTCTGTGATTCTTGCTGTTCTTGTTTGGCTACTCCTGCGCTTAAGCTACAACCGCAGAAGGAGGTTGTTGGAATCACAGTTAATTTTCGAAGGCCAAGAGCTTCGAACAGAGTATAGTTTCTTGCGGAAGGTTGCAGGGGTTCCcacaaaattcaaattcaaagagCTTGAAGAAGCCACAGATGGGTTTCAGTCACTTGTTGGAAAAGGCTCATCAGCTTCAGTTTTCAAAGGCGTTCTCAGTGATGGCACTTCAATTGCTGTGAAACGAATCAATGCACTAGGAAACAGAGGAGAGAAGGAGTTCAGATCAGAAGTTGCAGCCATCGCTAGCGTGCATCATGTGAATCTCGTGAGGCTTTTGGGCTATTGTAATGCTCCTTCAGCACCAAGGTACCTTgtttatgagttcatctcaaacGGGTCTTTGGATTGTTGGATCTTTCcaaaaaaggaaaatcaaaGTCATGGTGGTAGGTGCTTGTCATGGAACTTGAGGTATAAAGTTGCAATTGATGTTGCTAAGGGACTGGCTTACCTTCACCATGATTGCAGATCAAGGATCTTACACCTTGATATAAAGCCAGAAAATATACTCTTGGATGAGACTTATAGAGGGATGGTTTCTGATTTTGGTCTCTCCAAGCTTATTGGTAAGGATGAAAACAAAGTGGTATCTACAATCAGAGGAACAAGAGGGTACTTGGCTCCTGAGTGGCTCTTGGAACAAGGTATATCAGATAAAACTGATGTCTATAGTTATGGGATGGTTCTCTTGGAAATTATTGGAGGCAGGAAAAATATGTGCTTAGTAAAAGATGAAAAGGACGTCGAGTCTAGAAGAAAATGGCAACACTTTCCAAAGATTGTGAATGAGAAAGTGAGGGAAGGTAAGTTCATGGAAATTGTTGACCATAGGTTGATGGCATGCGAGGGTGTTGATGAGAGGGAGGTAAGAACATTGGTTTTTGTTGCTCTGTGGTGCGTGCAAGAAAGGCCAAGGTTGAGGCCTAACATGGTTCAAGTGGTTGATATGCTTGAAGGGCGCGTGAGGGTGGAGGAGCCACCAGATACCAGAATGATTCATCTGGATTTGCTCAACGTGGATGAAGAGAGTACAGCAAATTGTAACAACATGCCAAGGTTGTTGGACTCCATGTCGAGTCAAAGAACACATAGTATTGTGGATTGTACATCTACTTATAATTCGTTCATTATGTCCGGAAGATAG
- the LOC130728369 gene encoding acyl carrier protein 2, mitochondrial produces MAAKRVGLPLMKYLRVNVVGALPHQYQSPFSSTSVFLRRFSEEVRGSFLDKSEVTDRVVSCVKNFQKVDPSKVTPNAHFQNDLGLDSLDSVEIVMALEEEFGFEIPDNEADKINSIKLAVDFIASHPQAK; encoded by the exons ATGGCGGCGAAGAGGGTGGGTTTGCCTCTGATGAAGTACTTGAGAGTGAACGTGGTCGGTGCTCTGCCGCACCAGTACCAATCTCCGTTCTCCTCCACCTCCGTCTTCCTTCGCCGCTTCAGCGAAGAGGTTAGGGGTTCCTTCCTCGACAAATCCGAGGTCACAGATCGCGTCGTCTCCTGCGTCAAAAACTTCCAGAAAGTTGACCCATCCAAG GTTACCCCCAATGCTCATTTCCAGAATGACCTTGGATTGGATAGTTTAGATTCTGTAGAGATCGTGATGGCTCTTGAGGAAGAATTTGGATTTGAGATTCCTGATAATGAAGCGGACAAGATCAACTCCATTAAACTTGCAGTTGACTTCATTGCATCTCACCCTCAGGCAAAGTAG
- the LOC130728371 gene encoding uncharacterized protein LOC130728371 yields MKNNNNLKAYFSISCPSQRTKSKHTSTHREKKKKMISLNPILLLLISVFLFIFFLFKFVTAYGDFTLMSKKQPKREEIEDKVVWITGASRGIGEILAKQLASLGAKLIISARNEDDLIRVRTQLKGKHAPDGVKVLPLDLSSGEDSLRQAVEKAESFFPDSGVDYMIHNAAHERPKTSVLDVTEEGLKATFDVNVLGTITLTRLLAPFMLKRGRGHFVVMSSAAGKTPAPGQAVYSASKYALNGYFHSLRSELCRKGIQVTVVCPGPIETSNNAGSNVPSERRVSSEKCAELTIIAATHGLKEVWISNQPVLVVMYLVQYMPTIGYWLMDKVGQNRVEAAANKGSTYSLSLLLGKKKAA; encoded by the exons atgaaaaataataataatttaaaagcCTATTTTTCCATTTCATGCCCATCACAGAGAACCAAGAGCAAGCACACCTCCACAcacagagagaagaagaagaagatgatatcGCTGAACCCTATATTGTTGCTGTTAATTTCCGTGTTCCTTTTCATATTCTTCCTATTCAAATTCGTCACCGCTTATG GCGACTTCACTTTGATGTCTAAGAAGCAACCAAAACGTGAAGAAATTGAAGATAAG GTTGTCTGGATTACTGGTGCAAGCCGTGGAATTG GGGAGATTCTAGCTAAACAGCTTGCAAGTTTAGGGGCCAAGCTAATAATCTCTGCAAGGAATGAAGATGATCTAATCCGAGTAAGGACACAGCTGAAAG GTAAGCATGCACCTGATGGAGTCAAGGTTTTACCATTGGATTTATCGTCTGGAGAGGATTCTCTTAGGCAGGCTGTTGAGAAAGCAGAATCCTTTTTTCCGGATTCTGGTGTTGATTATATGATCCATAATGCAGCTCATGAGCGTCCT AAAACATCAGTTTTAGATGTAACTGAGGAAGGTCTTAAG GCAACATTTGATGTCAATGTTCTGGGGACAATAACTCTGACAAGGCTCTTGGCACCTTTCATGTTGAAGAGGGGGAGAGGTCATTTTGTGGTG ATGAGTAGTGCAGCAGGAAAGACACCAGCCCCAGGTCAGGCTGTATATTCTGCTTCTAAATATGCCCTAAACGGGTACTTCCATTCTTTGCGTTCAGAG CTCTGTCGGAAAGGAATCCAGGTCACTGTTGTCTGTCCTGGTCCGATAGAAACATCAAATAATGCTGGATCCAATGTTCCATCTGAG AGGCGTGTCTCATCGGAAAAGTGTGCAGAGCTGACTATTATTGCTGCAACCCATGGCTTAAAGGAAGTTTGGATATCAAATCAG CCTGTGCTTGTTGTCATGTATCTTGTTCAGTACATGCCAACTATTGGTTATTGgctcatggacaag GTTGGCCAAAATCGAGTGGAAGCTGCTGCTAACAAGGGAAGCACTTATTCTTTGAGCCTTCTGCTTGGTAAAAAGAAGGCAGCATAA